Genomic DNA from Desulfovibrio sp. JC022:
GGTTTCCGCTTCAAGGTAGTAAGCTTCCTTGATGTCGGGGCGCATATCCATGGTCATATAGAACGCTTCGCCGCTACGTGCTCCGGTGGTGCAGACAAAAACTATGGGCTTGTCTGCGGAGAGAGTCTTGATCTTCTTCTCCAGCATATCCACGGGAATATTCACTGCGCTGGGGATATGTCCCTGAGCGAATTCGTCAGCATCACGGACATCAATCAGCATGATGGAGTTCGGTTTTTCAGCAATGATCTTCTTGAACTGCTCAATATCGATGCTGCCTTCTTCGCCGCCGGACTTCACTTCAACAGAACCGGATGCGCCGTAAAGCTCTTTCCAACCGGGATATCCGGCTTCTGCAACATGAACGTCCTTATAGCCGATGCCCATGGCCCGGATAGCGGACTTGTGGCTAAGCTTGCACTTGTAACCGCCACAAAAGTAGATAAGCTTGGTATTTCTCTTATCTGCGGGCAGCAGGCCGGTGCGCTTGGCCCACTTGGAATCGGGAATAGAGATTGCTGAAGGAATGGAACCGTCCAGAAACTTCTTGGTCGGACGGGCATCAATCAGCATGTAAGGTTCGCCCTTGGCCATCATTTCAGCAATAGGTTCGAGACCGATTGAACCATAGCGACCGGACTTCATCCAGCCGGGATACCCGTAGGGGTATACCTTTACGTTTTTGTAGCCCATTTTGACCGCTTTCTTGGCGGACTTATGACTCAGCTTACACTTGAGACCCTGACAATAAAAGATAAGCAGGGTGTTCTTGTCCTTGGGCAGCTTGTCGGTCATCTTATCGAACTGGGAATCCGGAATGGATACCGCAGTAGGGATGTAACCAAGAATGTACTTGCCCTTGTAAGGACGGGAGTCAATGATCATCACCCCTGCGGGTTTGGGCATTTTGGCGTACTTGGCAACAAAGTCGGTATCGACCATGTCTTTATACATCCAGTCCTGCATCTTGCTCTTGGGGATGACATCCTTAGCCATGGCAGGTGCGGCGATAAACGCCAGACACAGTGCCAATACCACTACCTTGAAAAACTGCATTTTCCTCATGTAATTCTCCCTTTTGCTCTATTTAAGATGATGCGCTGCGCGCTTGTATCTAAAATTTGCCTCCGGCGGCCCTCCGGGGGCCAAAGAAACTTTTTGAAAAAAGTTTCTCTGGACTCTTCCAAAACTTTTATTAAGGCTTCGCCGCTTTGTTTGTTTAATTTTGCGTTAGACTTCAGACGAAGGGTTATCTTTAACCTTGTCATACCAAAGCTTGTGGTGATGCTTGGCGTAATCTTCCGGCACATGCCCGGTGAACATGGAGCGGAAACCCGGTTTTTCTTCCGGTGAGATCGCCGCCATGTAGATATGGACCAGCAGACCTGCGAAGACCAGCCCTACAGCAAGGTAATGCAGGGTGATGGACCAGCTGACCAGGGCCATGTGTTCCGGGCCGAGGGTGCGGTCAGACAGGAACATAATGATCCCGGTAACCACGATTACGATTCCGCCCACAACAGAGGCTTGGGCGAATGCCTTCTGGCCCATATTGTAGTAGCCCTGATCGGGTAGCTCGGCATTTTTGCCCAGCAGTTTCGGTCCGGCAGTCATAAGGATCATCTTGCGGATCATCCAGACTATGTCACGGGCCGGATCAACCATGAAAACTTCCTTCAAGAAGAAGATCGCTCCCTTGAGATTGATCAGCATGTAGAGGAGCAGCCCCCCTGCCCAGACAAGCCCCAAGGTCACATGAATGGTCAGCAGATTGCCACCTCCGCCCACAAGTGAACGCATGAAGGCCGGATAGCCGGAACCCAGCGGGTCGATATCCGGGTTGCCGAAAAGGGCCAGCCCGGTAACCAGCAACAGGAACCAACAGGCCGCATTGAACCAGTGAATAAAAATGTCCGAGCGGTCATGCCGCTTGTATTGTCTCGAAGTCATTATTCATCACCTCCCTTGTTTTGGGAGTCGTCATGCTCTTCGGAACCGACCAGCAACTGGCGACCAAGCATGACTGCAACACCCAGACCGGACAGACCGACCACGGTCTTGACCACAGGGTTGACCATAGTGGTCAACACATCCATGGCTGAAGGCATTTTCGCTTCCACAGGCCATTCCAGCGGTGCGGTTTCACCCAGATAGATCATATTGGGCTTGGTATCCGACTTGGTATTAATAACCCGCACCAGCTTACCCTTGTTTTCCTGAAGCAGCCTTGCCGCCTCGGACTCGGGGTCATTGATGTCCCCGAAAACGCGAGCCTTGGTAGGACAGGTGTCCACACAGGCCGGGAGCAATCCCTGTTCACGGCGTTCTGCGCAGAAATTACACTTGTCCGCCTTACGGGTAATTTCATTACGAAACCGGGCATCATACGGACAGGCCGGAATACAGTTTCCGCAGCCGATGCACAAAGATGTGTCGATACGCACGGTGCCGTCTTTCTTATCTTTATAGGTAGCTCCGGTGGGACAAGCCTGAACACAGGTAGGATTATCACAGTGCATACAGCCGCCGGGCTGAAAATGGGTCCGCGGCCTGCCGGATGCAAAATCCGGAACCGAAGACTTGATCCAGTTACGCCACTGGCCATCAGGCACATCATTGGCGACCTTGCAGGAAGCTACGCAACCCTTGCAGTCTATACACTTTGACGAATCGATGACCATTGCGAGTTGTACGGTTTTACTCATGAAGCCACCTTCCTTGTTACGGAAACAAATGTTTCATGCAGGGCCGCATTACCGCAGATTTCATCGTATCCGCCCTCAAGCACCGCAGCCATACTGGCCCCTTCACCGAATATGAGGCTGAGTTGCGGAGACAGGGGACCGAAACCGGAAAGCATGTACACGGTATTTTCAAGGATGCCGTCGGTGATTTCCACCTTGAGTTCGCCCTTGCCTACGGAGCTTGAGACTTCCACCATATCTCCGGGCTTGATGCCCAGAGATTCTGCGGATTTGGTGTTCAACCAGAGGGTATTTGGCCCGGTGATCTGATGCAGCACCGCATTATTCTGGGAAGAAGTCTGGGTAACGCAGGCACTGCGCCCGATGACCATGCGGAATTTATTCTTGGGCGGCTTGGCCGGAGGGGTATAGATCGGCATAGGATCAACACCCATCTTTGCATAACGCTGGTTGTAGAACTCAACCTTCTTGCTGAGAGTCTTGTAAACCCGATCCTCATAGATGCCGTAAACCTTACTGGGATTATAGTAGACCCCGTCCTTTTCAAAGGCTTCAGCGGCACCGGGCAATTCACGGAGTTGCTTCTTGCGGTATTCTTCAATGGTGAAATCAAAGTATTCTCCCAGCTCCATCTTTCCGGCCACATCCTTGAGCACATCAAAGACCGGGCGGGATTCGTAAAGAGCCGGAACAACCGGATCACGCTGCACAACACAGGCGCAGGCCACGGAACCCTGCAAACCGGAAGCCGGGTCCTGCCGTTCCAGATAGCTGGGGGCGGGCAGCACGAGGTCAGCCATCCATGCGGTATCGCTCATGGCGATATCCACCACGGTCATGAATTCCATGGCGTTAGCCATCTCAATGGTCTTGGCCCGGTTGGGAGCGGTTCCCAACGGATTGGTCTTGTAAATGAACCAGCCTTTAACCGGGTACGGCTTGCCGGACAGAACCGCATCACGGGTGATGATAAATGAACCGTCATGCTCAAACATCATGGGCACCTTATGAGCGTCCACGCGGTCATCGGGGTTCTCATCATACCACGGAGCATCGTAGGGAACACCCTTGAGGCCCACTTCACGGGCAGCCAGCAGCCCGCCGGGCTGATCCCAGTTGCCGAGCAGTCCGTTCACAATGGCGAAGCTGCGGCGGATCTGGGTGGAATTCTTGTAATCGGAAGTGCGGCGGCCCGGATAGATCATAGAAGCCGGAGCAGCAGCAGCCAGCTCGCGGGCGATGCGGGCGATATCCTGCGCCGGGATACCGCATTCTTCAGCGGCAAACCGAGGATCGTACTTCTGCACATGTTCACGAAGCTGGTCGATGCCGTAAGTTTTATCGGCGATCCACTTCTTATCGTAAAGTTCTTCATCAATAATGACATGGGCCAGCGCAAGCATGAAAGCCATATCCGTACCGGGACGGATGGGATACCACTCATCTGCCAAAGCTGCGGTCTTGGTGTAGCGCGGATCAAGCACCACCAGCTTGCTGCCTTTCTGCATGGCGGTCATCAGATCGATGGAATCCGGCGTGACCAGAGCTTCAAAGCGGTTAGCCCCGGCCATGATGATATATTTGCTGTTGAGTACGTCGGCAAAAGGAACTTCGCCGAAGGTATCGAGAAAAGCACGGCTTCCGCTAAGGAGACAGAGGGATTCGTGGGAAGTCACGTTATAGGAACCGTAAACTTCGGCAAAACGGCCCACGAACTGGGATTGCAGGTCGGCCCCGGCAGAAAAGAGATGCCCGCAGGGGGTATACTTCTTGCGGATATCCTGCATCTTCTCAACCATCAGGTCGATGGCCTCATCCCACGGAATGCGCTGCCACTTACCCTCGCCGCGTTCGCCCTTGCGAAGCAGGGGGTGCTTTAAGCGGTCAGGATCATACATCTGTGCTACCCCGGCATTGCCGCGGGCGCAGAGCATACCTCTGGATTTGAGAAATTTGGGGTTGGGATCGAGTTTCTTGATTACACCGTCCTGAACACGGGCGATGCAGCCGCACTTGTTGAAGCACATGTCACAGGCCGAGAAAGCGGATTCCCAGTCACCTGATGTATTATTGACCTGCGCGGACGCTGTTTGCAGTCCGCCCAGAACGGGAGCACTCCCGGCTGCGGCAGCGGCCAGCATCCCGGAGGCCTTGAAAAAGTCGCGGCGGGAAAGCCTGGTCTTGTCTTTAGCCACTTCCACCTCCATGTTGATCAAGGGGAAAGGAGTTAAGATTGCTGTGCGGGGGAAAGGTCATTCCCACCGCACAGGAAATGAATACCTAGGTGCAAAGATGATAAACTTAAGTAATCATCTGCGGATTAAACACTAGCTGCACTTGGCCGGAGACGGAGAATCCTTGGCGTAATCATGCAGGTAAGTAAAAATATCGTTGATGTCCTTTTCCTTCACCTTGCTCCACTCAGGGGAACACTTGATCTTGGAAGTGTCGGAGAACATAGCGGTCCACTCTGCCTGAGTCTTGGTGCTGGGGCTTAAATCGGATGCTGTCTGGCCGTGACAGGAACGGCAATGTTTGCGGTAAAGAAACTTACCTTTACGGGCATTACCACCGCCGAAAGCGGTAGCCATGCTGGCCATAGACAGGACCATGAGGGCACAAATCAAAATACCTATCACCTTACGATTCATTAGAAACCTCCATAATTATTTTCTTAACCCATAACATCCCCTTCTCATTTTTTAAAGCGAAAGAGATGTTTTTTTAGCGAACTCTTCAACTCTAAGATACCCATACGGGGTATAGGTGTCAACGATAAAACGCACACAAACCCATAGCTCCACCCGATGACACCCGAAACTGAAAACTCAGCTTTGCACCCCACATACAGCAAGTGCAATCCAAAGTAAGCACTGCACCCACAACACATTCAATATTATCAGTGTCTTACAAAAATATATCTTTTGGCCCGCATTTTGCTTTTACAGCCATCAGGATACAGGCAGACCACGGTCTGTTTTGAAAATAAATTTGGAGGATATGTAAAAAAATGGCAGAAAACGCAGTTAAGCAGAGCAGTGATGTCGTAGTCGACAAAGCAGCAAGCTCATGGTCCGACCTATGGAAAAAAGAAGATTACTGGGCCATCTGGCTGGGATTCCTGATCCTGACCATCGGCGCAATAATCTTTTTCAACAATAAGCCCGCGGACATGGAAGCCAAGTTCGCAAAACAAAACACTATCATGACCGAGGAAGCTGCCCGTGCTCCCTTTAAAACCATAGCATGGTACGAGGCCCAGACCGCCAAAGAAAAAATCAAGGCCAAAAACCAGCCTGTTGGTGAAGCCATCAAGTCTTTCATGGCTAAACCCAAAAAGTGGACAACCAACCCGCTGGACGCTTTCATCCAGACTCAGGAACAGGCTGATATCAAAAACGCAGCGGGCATGCCCAAATATGAAAAGGCAAAAGCCGCAACAGCAGCAGCCAAAAGCGCAGCTCTCATTGCACAGTCCAAAGCTGAACAAGCCGGATTCAAAGATGCCAAGCTTAACGCAGAAACCTCCGCTTCTATTGAAACATGGCTGAAACTGCGCGCCAAGGAATCATCTGCCAAGAAAAAAATCAAAAATAAGCCGTACAACCTGATCCCTTCACTATTGGCTTTGATGATCGGATTCGGACTCTTCTTTGCAGTGGGAATGCGCTTCATCGACGGTGATGCCAAACAATTCCTTAAAGGATTCGGGTTGGTTTTCGTTATTGCCGTCGCTTCTTATCTCATGGCCAATCAGGCGACCATGAAACAGTACGGTATCGGATATGCCGCTTGGGCTATTGCCATCGGTCTGGTTATTTCCAACACCATCGGAACCCCGACTTGGGCCAAGAAAGCTCTTCAGGTTGAATTTTTCATTAAGACCGGACTTGTTCTGCTAGGTGCGGAAGTCCTGTTCAACAAAGTTGTGGCCATCGGTATCCCCGGTATCTTTGTAGCCTGGGTTGTCACCCCGGTTGTTCTGATCACTACCTTCATCTTCGGTCAGAAAGTAATTAAGATACCGTCTAAAACCCTGAACATGGTTATCTCCGCCGACATGTCCGTTTGCGGTACTTCCGCAGCCATTGCAGCGGCTGCGGCATGCAAGGCCAAGAAAGAAGAGCTGACCCTCGCAATCGGCCTTTCCCTTGTCTTCACTTCCGTCATGATGATCATCATGCCCGCCATCATCAAAGGCACCGGAATGCCTTTCATTCTCGGCGGAGCATGGATGGGCGGAACCATCGACGCCACCGGGGCTGTTGCAGCAGCCGGGGCCTTCCTTTCTGAAAAGGCTCTTTACGTAGCGGCGACCATTAAAATGATCCAGAACGTGCTGATCGGTGTAACCGCCTTCGGTATCGCCATCTTCTGGGCCACTAAAGTTGAAGCCAAAGCCGGGCAGAAAGTGCACGCCATGGAAATCTGGCACCGCTTTCCCAAGTTCGTACTCGGTTTCCTGACCGCATCGGTAATCTTCTCCATCATCTACACTTCACTTGGTTCCGACGCTGGTTTCACCATGATTGACCAGGGCGTATTGCGCGGCTTCTCCCGCATCTTCCGCGGATGGTTCTTCTGCCTGTCCTTCGCAGCAATCGGGCTGGCTACCAACTTCCGTGAACTCAAGCATTACTTCAAAGGCGGCAAGCCGCTCATCCTTTACGTATGCGGCCAGTCCTTAAACCTGTGCCTGACCCTGATCATGGCTTACCTCATGTTCTACGTGGTCTTCCCTGACATTACTTCCAAAATCTAGACATTTGGAATCACACCCCCCTACATGGAGGGAAGCGTTGATGCGCTTCCCTCCCCATAAAGGAACAACAAAATGGAAAATAAACCCCTCAGCTTCAGAATTATTTCTTTCTTCGCCACTTGCGCCGTAATCTGGGCCATGGTCTTTGTAGCTGGTCCATTACTCATAGATACAACCCCGGCCTTCCGCACGCTGGCCGACTTTGTGGTCGAATCCGACATTGAAACCGGAGAATTTTACTACACAGATGTGGAAATTGTCGGACACGCGGATCACAACGCCCGCAGTTCAATGGAATACCTGCCCCACGGCCCCGGACCTGAATAGGAATCAGGACCAGTGGATCAGGATCTGAACATGGAATCTATCATTTTACCGGCAGAAATGAGATAATAGCCGGTGCGTGGAACAGCACCGAGAAAATAGCCTAGCTGTTCGAGCTCTGTCCGGCCTAAATCAAGAATGGAAAAATAGACCTTAAAACAAAGGATAAGGCTCAAAAGGCACAGGATGGTTATGGGGACCGAGCTGCTCAGGCGGGTGAATAAATCCTTCACTTTAATTTTACTTTGAAAAAAGAGAACCAGAGCTGCCGCGCATTGCAAAAAACTGTTCCAGCCACGCACGAACAGGTCCGCAGTGATAAAACCGGCCAGAAACGCTGCAAAAAATTGATAAAAACTGTTCATAGCCCCCCCTCGCTCAAAACCCGTTACAAAAAAGACTACCCCATTTAATATAACCTTACCCTGCTCAAGCAATCACGGTCAAGGAAACCGGGCTTGACTTCGGGGGTTCCGGCTATAAACTGCTTGAGCAGGCGGCAAAGCATGAAACTTCCCAGACCATATTCCATACAAAGCAAATTTCTTTTAAGCCTGATTCTGACCTCCCTTGTTATCGGGGGAGTTCTTTTTGCGGGCTTTTCCATGCACATGAGCAGGGTTCTCGAAAATGTCGTGCGCGAAAAAGCACGCATGGTTTTCGGGCAGGTGGACTCGGTGCAGAATTACGTGCGCGGTGTGCTCCGCCCTCAGATGTATGAAGAACTGCCCGATAAATTCATTATTCAGGCCATGTCTTCTTCTTTTGTAACCCGCAACATCATGGCCCGCGATGAAAATGAGACCTCAAGCTTCAGCTACCGCCGTGTGGCGGAGGGAGCACGAAACCCGGACTATGAAGCAAAAGGGATAGAACTGGAGCTGATCAACCATTTCAGGGAAAATCCCGGCAACAGATTCTGGGAAGGTTACAAAACCATCCACGGAGAAAAACATTTTGTCATGGCCCGCCCGGCGATGTTCAAAAAAAGCTGTTTGCGCTGTCACGGAAAAGTTGAAGACGCTCCCGTAGAACTGGTTGAACTATATGGCAATCGAGGTTTCGGACATACAGCTGACAGCATCGGCGGAGTGGATTTTGTCGGCCTGCCGGTCAGTGCTTCCGTAGCCCACATTCAGGAAACCATCATGACCTACATCGGCGTTTTCCTGCTGGCCGTGCTGCTTTATCTCGGAGCAACCAACATGCTCTTCAAACGGATAGTAGCCAACAACATCCGTATCTTGACCACCAATTTCCGGCGCAATTTCAGTGATGAAAAAGGAGTGGCCCTTTTCAGGGAAGTGGAACAGGAAGATGAAATCGGCGAGATGATCGGCGGTATCGAGAAACTCAGTGACTACATGTTCGACACCCGCCAGAAACTACAGGAGTATGCATCCAACCTTGAAAAGATGGTTGAGGAACGTACCGGAGAACTGGAACTGGAAGCAATTGCCCGCCAATCAGATGTGGAACTTTTCGTACAGCTTCTGGCCGGGTCCAGCCGCAGTCAGTCCCGAGCAGAGCTGTGGAGAGCAACCCTGCCCCTGATTCATAAAAGATTTAATCTTGAACGGACCGCTTATGTCTGCACTTTTTCCAGTAAAAATTTCTATTCCCTGCCGGATAATCCCGAACGTCCTCCCCTTCCCGATAATTGGGTGGAACTGCTGACCGAATCCGTTCCCCTTATCCTTGATGACCGGGCATATATTCCAGTTGAGTCTTCTTCGGGAAGTGCCGAGGGACTGCTCTGCCTGTTTCGCAGGGAGAATTCATCATTCCGGGAAAAAGACCTTGCCGTATTACGGGCCATAGGACGCCAGCTCGGAATTGCAGCAGACAGCATTTCCGCACTGAACAGCATTGTGCGCCACAATGCCAACCTGCAATCAATATTTGAAGGTATCAGTGACCCCCTGCTGCTGGCTGACGGAACGGGAACCCCCATTGTTGCCAATGAATCTGCCCGCAAACTGGGAGAGGAACTTTCCGACGGAACCATTACCGACGGCGGCGTGGTCAGCCTGCTCTGCCACGGCCCCGGAGATTCCGGAAACTGTGGAATTTCTAAATCCCTGTTTATGAACAAACCCTTGTCCAGAGAAGTCTCCCTGCCGGAGGGACGTTCTTTTGCCATCAATATCTATCCCATTCAGGATGCGGAAAATCCCATTGAACGCAGGGTGGTCATCTACGTTCATGAAACAACCAGTCAGAAACAGATGCTGGCCCATATGACTCAGGCCGAAAAGATGGCAACAGTAGGGAAACTTTCAGCCGGGCTGGCCCATGAAATCAACAATCCGCTGGGGGTTATTCTCTGCTATGCTGAACTTTTGAAAAAAGATGCTGCCGGACAGAACGCCGAGGACATTGAAGTAATACTAAAACACACCAGACAAGCCCAGACCGTACTAAAGGATCTGCTGAACTTCGCACGGCCAAAGGTTTCTTCAACAGTCGGCAGCGATTTGACAAAAATCGTCCGCGAAGTTGCCGATGTTTTCCGCATTCAAGCGGACAAACAGGGGGCGAAAATAAGCCTTGAACTTGATGAATCCATTCCTAAACTGAATGTGGAACCGCAGGCCCTTGAACACATTGTTGCCAACCTGCTCTTGAACGGGCTTGATGCTGTACCGGAAAACGAAGGCAGATTAAAAATTACCCTTGGCATTGAACAACCGGGGCAGGCCGTGCTTAAAGTAACGGACAACGGTCCCGGCATAGCACAGGAAGACCTGCAATATGTATTTGACCCCTTTTACACCACCAAAGAGGTGAATAAAGGTTCCGGTCTGGGGCTGGCTGTAGTATTTGGGTTCATGAGTGATCTCGGCGGTTCCATTGAAGTGGAGAACGGCAGCAAGGACAAAGGAGAACTGTCCGGGGCTGTATTCACCCTGAAATTTCCCCTGACTGAAAAGGATGGATAATGGCTGACACACATCAGCAAAAGATATTGGTAGTTGATGATCAGGAAGATTTCGCCCGAGGAATCAAAAGATTAATCGAGGGGGCTTTTCCTGAGAATGAAGTCCACATGGCTTTCAATGGAGAGCAGGCACTTGCTGCACTTAAATCTCAGCAGGTAAACCTGATGATCAGTGACCTCCAGATGCCCGGCATGAACGGTCTGGAACTTTTAAAGACCGCCCTTACACAAAGCGATTCACTCTCTGTGGTAATGCTCACCGCCCACGGAACGGTGGAGACCGCAGTGGAAGCCCTTAAGGCGGGGGCCTATGATTTCGTGACCAAACCCATTGAACAGGAAAACCTGTTCCGGGTCATCAGCAAAGGCATGGAACGCAGCCGTTTACTTGAAGAGAACAGACTGCTTCGGGCACAGATTGAGCAGCACAAAGACCGGTTGCTTGGGCAAAGTCCAGTCATGCAGCAGCTAAAACAATCCATCGGAGCTGTGGCCCGTACTGATTACAATGTTCTGATTATGGGCGAGTCCGGAACGGGTAAAGAATTGGTGGCCGGGATGGTGCGGGACCTGAGTTCACGGGCGGATAAACCATACGTAACCGTCAACTGCACGGCCATCCCTGACAATCTTCTGGAGAGTGAACTTTTCGGACACGTAAAGGGAGCATTCAGCGGTGCAGATCATGACCGCGAAGGACTTTTTGCCCGCGCTGACGGGGGAACAATACTGCTCGATGAAATCGGCGATATCCCACTTGAAACACAGGCCAAGCTATTACGGGTCCTTCAGGAAGGAGAGATCAGGCCCGTAGGCTCAGACCGTTCAAAAAATATCGATGTGCGAGTGCTGGCCTCTACCAATCAGGACCTCCCCCTGCGGGTTGCGGAAAAATCATTTCGGGAAGACCTGTACCACCGCTTGAACGTGCTGCCTTTGAACCTTCCTTCACTGAAAAACCGCCCCGGCGATATTCCCTTGCTGGCCCGTTATTTTGCCCAAAAATCCTGTATCGAACTTGGGCTGCCGGAAAAAGAACTGGACCCGACAGTAGTAGGACATTTAAGCGGGCAGAAATGGACCGGAAATGTCCGCGAACTGCAAAACACCATGCGCAAACTGGCCGTATTCAGCACCGGGGAATCCATAACAATGCTGGCTGTAAACATGGCTGAAGGCAAAATGACCCAGGAAATGGGAGAAAAAACAGCTGCCAGCCTTCCCTTCAAAGAAGCTAAGCAACAATTGGTGGACAGCTTCAGCAGAAGCTACATCAGCGATATCCTGACCCGCAGCGGTGGCAATGTTTCAGAAGCAGCCCGCATGTCCGGTCTGTCCAGAGTGGCGGTGCAAAAGATGCTCGGCAGATTCAACCTTAAAACCTCGTTTTTTAAAGGGAATTAAACCGAGATTCCAATGTGCTGTACAAGCAAGAATCATTCACCCAGCCCTTACCAGACGAAGTAAGCAGTCAAAGAGCTTTTCCAAGTCCATATCCACGACAAAAACGCGTTATCATCCACATGCTCCTAAGCCTGACGCAAAGCGTCATGTGCAGAACAACCGGGACGAAATCCGTAACAGAACTCAAAAAACAGTAGTTCCAGTACCCAAGTCAGTACTTGCAGGATGGCTTGCTGAACAAAACGGGAACCCCAGACGGAATGTCCCGCCTCCGAGTTTGTAGAGAACTTGCACCACTTAAATTTACGTCATGCTTTGTGCGCAAGCTTACAGATAAGCTATCCCCAAAATTCATCCAAAATATAACAACGCCCCTCCTCTGCCAGAGGAAAAGGACTGTTGGCCAGATAAGGGGTATGATAACCGAGTACTTTCCCGCTAATCTTAGCCTGCAAAGACTCGACCTGCTTCCAGTGGGTGTGCACACTGTCCGGGTTATCAAACTCTATTTCATGAAAAACAAGATCACAGGAAGCAAACCACTCGGCTTCCAGCTCAGCACGCTTGAGGATTTTATTGATCCCTTCATCATACTTCGTGTCACCTGAATAGCCGAAACTTCTCCCCCCGGCTGAAATCTTAAGCCCGATGGTTCCGTAAGGCAGGATATGATGATTCCAGCGGCTGTCAATTCGGATTGGGCCTAATTGAAACGGAATACCGGGTTGCAACGAAAAGCACTCCACATGCTCTTCCAAATCGGGAAAAAGCGGAGAATATAGATCTGTCAGAATTCGAAATACGTTGTCGGCAAGAATCAACTTCAACTTTCGGTTATGCTTGCGGGCCCGCTGCATACAGGCGGTAAAACCCTGCACGTGGTCTTCGTGATTATGAGTGAATAAAAAATGGGTGACGTCGTCCCAGTGGATGTTGTGCCGGGCAAGGGTGTGGGCCGGATAACCGCAAGGGTCTATCCAGATAACATATTCGCCGAAACGGACAATGGTGTTGGCAACAGTACCGTAAACCCCATTTCCACAGCCGATAGGAAGAACTTCAAGGCTCTCACGGTTTTTGCTGTCTCTGGGAATAGCTGCCAACAGGGATTCGATAGCAGCATCGGGACTTTCAGACGGAAGCAAATCATTGCGGCAATAAAGAAATTCATCGGCATCGGAAATGACAACATCACTGCCTTGGCAGCAAATTTCCAGACTGCCGATACGATAACATGGATCGGCAGCGTTATGATGAAACCATTTACCGAGCCAATTCTTGCGGACCACTTTGAGATTTTTGTCATCAAAAAAATATGGGAAAATGCATTCAAGGTGACTGTAAACCTGTTTTACGTTTTGCTTTGAGCCTACATATTCCCTTAAGATACCGCCTTTTATCTGAGACTGCCAAAGAATAAATTCTTCTCCGGTACGGTTGTCCCCGGCCAACGAGACCTCCCAATCGGGAACCACCACGATCTCCTCCCGGAAACCGTGTTCAGTCAGAAATTTAGCAACGTCCGGCATACTGCCGATCCGCACGGTCCCCTCTGAGGTACAAACCAAGTCTACAAACATCCCGCAGTGTTCTATCCGCTGCACCCGTT
This window encodes:
- a CDS encoding MBL fold metallo-hydrolase, whose amino-acid sequence is MTISTLRKLTERVQRIEHCGMFVDLVCTSEGTVRIGSMPDVAKFLTEHGFREEIVVVPDWEVSLAGDNRTGEEFILWQSQIKGGILREYVGSKQNVKQVYSHLECIFPYFFDDKNLKVVRKNWLGKWFHHNAADPCYRIGSLEICCQGSDVVISDADEFLYCRNDLLPSESPDAAIESLLAAIPRDSKNRESLEVLPIGCGNGVYGTVANTIVRFGEYVIWIDPCGYPAHTLARHNIHWDDVTHFLFTHNHEDHVQGFTACMQRARKHNRKLKLILADNVFRILTDLYSPLFPDLEEHVECFSLQPGIPFQLGPIRIDSRWNHHILPYGTIGLKISAGGRSFGYSGDTKYDEGINKILKRAELEAEWFASCDLVFHEIEFDNPDSVHTHWKQVESLQAKISGKVLGYHTPYLANSPFPLAEEGRCYILDEFWG